A section of the Bacillus pumilus genome encodes:
- a CDS encoding ROK family glucokinase, protein MIGDWFVGVDLGGTTIKLAFINLYGEIQHKWEIPTDKSGQTITVDIAKSIDHKLAEISMPKSALIGIGMGAPGPVDKVSGIVYKTTNLGWTNYPLKDHLEAETGLPSVIENDANIAALGEMWKGAGDGAKNILMVTLGTGVGGGIIVNGEVVQGETGAGGEIGHICAVPFQGAPCNCGRTGCIETIASATGIVRLAKDQLVTEQHTSSLRTVTSLTAKDVFQAAESGDDLAMRVVEEVTTHLGLVLANLASALNPTKIVIGGGVSKAGELLRSKVERVVKHHAFPPCADDVEVVIASLGNDAGVIGGAWMAKNKWLS, encoded by the coding sequence ATGATAGGGGATTGGTTTGTAGGAGTTGATCTTGGCGGTACGACAATTAAGCTTGCGTTCATTAATCTATATGGTGAAATTCAGCATAAGTGGGAGATTCCTACGGATAAATCAGGGCAGACGATCACAGTCGATATTGCCAAATCAATAGACCACAAATTGGCCGAAATCAGTATGCCCAAATCAGCACTGATTGGGATTGGAATGGGTGCACCTGGACCTGTAGATAAAGTATCTGGGATTGTCTATAAAACAACGAATCTAGGCTGGACAAACTATCCACTCAAAGATCACCTAGAGGCAGAGACAGGACTTCCATCTGTCATCGAAAATGATGCGAATATTGCTGCGCTCGGTGAAATGTGGAAGGGTGCAGGAGATGGCGCAAAAAACATCCTGATGGTCACACTTGGTACAGGTGTTGGCGGCGGCATTATTGTAAATGGTGAAGTGGTTCAAGGTGAGACAGGGGCTGGAGGAGAAATTGGCCATATTTGTGCCGTCCCATTCCAAGGAGCACCGTGTAACTGCGGAAGAACGGGCTGTATTGAAACCATTGCATCTGCGACTGGCATCGTTCGGCTTGCAAAGGATCAATTAGTCACAGAGCAGCATACCTCTTCACTTCGTACAGTCACGTCACTGACTGCAAAGGATGTGTTTCAGGCAGCTGAAAGTGGAGATGACCTTGCCATGCGTGTCGTAGAAGAAGTGACGACTCATCTTGGTCTTGTCTTAGCGAATCTTGCCAGTGCGTTAAACCCAACAAAAATTGTGATTGGCGGCGGTGTTTCAAAAGCAGGTGAGCTTCTTCGCAGTAAAGTAGAGCGTGTTGTTAAGCATCACGCTTTTCCGCCTTGCGCTGATGATGTCGAAGTCGTGATTGCCTCTCTCGGAAACGATGCAGGTGTCATTGGCGGTGCATGGATGGCAAAAAACAAATGGTTGTCTTAA
- a CDS encoding YqgQ family protein, whose product MKTLYDVQQLLMRFGNYVYFGDREVELEFMADELKEMYTSGIIDRTEWSNAMTILQMELAKLNRKTM is encoded by the coding sequence ATGAAAACGTTATATGATGTACAGCAGCTACTCATGAGATTTGGAAATTATGTGTATTTCGGAGATCGTGAAGTGGAATTAGAATTTATGGCAGATGAACTAAAGGAAATGTATACATCGGGCATTATTGACCGGACCGAATGGTCAAACGCAATGACGATTCTTCAAATGGAACTAGCCAAATTAAATCGAAAAACAATGTGA
- a CDS encoding rhomboid family protein, with amino-acid sequence MNVIDSLFWRVVDELRQKGYEMVQSPYPEDEIFFEAPRNSGYDLIRLYRKDVNFRQEIVRDIEEQTYRMNQLREAMRKRSLHLLQLQFTADHPVDDWEDLNGQPQKHQKVTVTPVLLNADTLQHDVNELQKWLNTSLTVDVEEAKRDAAEDVIQLKVNVLQAFDDQEKQRERERAVFQNGRPIFTYLLIAVQVVMFLLLELFGGSTNTATLTAFGAKSNGLILEGEWWRLMTPMFLHIGLTHLLFNTFALWSVGAAVERIYGSWRFLLIYFISGIFGSIASFVFNTAIAAGASGAIFGCLGALLYLAISNRKLFFRTMGTNIIVIILINLGIGFTVSGIDNAGHLGGLVGGFLAALAVRLPKQVQPVKMFLASIVLLLIGGFGLYTGFHSDDQKEAAAVNEAASLFDDKNYSEASKRLEEYVHQKDASAEALHIYALSEAQLGHLDKAIGFLQRSLKKDPDDPNKLYHLSLLYVEKGETAKAESLIEKGLDQDPKNDQLLKLKQYIENTQTH; translated from the coding sequence ATGAATGTCATAGATAGTTTATTTTGGCGAGTTGTTGATGAATTAAGACAAAAAGGGTACGAGATGGTTCAAAGTCCGTATCCAGAAGATGAAATATTTTTCGAAGCACCACGAAACTCAGGATATGATCTTATCCGTCTATATAGAAAAGATGTGAATTTTAGACAGGAGATCGTTCGAGATATTGAAGAGCAGACGTATCGGATGAATCAACTGAGAGAGGCCATGCGTAAACGGTCTCTTCATCTCTTACAGCTCCAATTTACAGCTGACCACCCTGTAGATGATTGGGAGGACCTAAACGGTCAGCCGCAAAAACATCAAAAGGTGACCGTTACACCTGTATTACTGAATGCAGATACTCTTCAACACGACGTGAACGAGCTGCAAAAATGGCTCAATACATCGCTCACAGTGGATGTAGAAGAGGCAAAAAGAGACGCAGCCGAAGATGTCATCCAGCTTAAAGTGAACGTACTTCAAGCATTTGATGATCAGGAAAAGCAGCGTGAACGAGAACGGGCCGTTTTTCAAAATGGCAGACCGATTTTCACCTACCTGCTCATCGCTGTTCAAGTGGTGATGTTTCTTTTACTTGAACTATTCGGCGGAAGTACCAATACGGCAACTTTAACAGCGTTTGGTGCTAAAAGTAATGGGCTGATCTTAGAGGGAGAATGGTGGCGCCTGATGACACCAATGTTTTTGCACATTGGCTTGACACACTTACTCTTTAATACATTTGCTCTTTGGTCTGTAGGAGCGGCTGTGGAGAGAATTTATGGCTCATGGAGATTTTTGCTTATCTATTTCATTTCCGGCATTTTCGGTTCAATTGCGAGTTTTGTCTTTAATACCGCCATCGCAGCCGGTGCATCAGGTGCGATCTTTGGATGCTTAGGTGCACTATTATATTTGGCAATCTCTAACCGCAAGCTCTTCTTTCGGACGATGGGGACAAATATTATTGTGATTATCCTCATCAATTTAGGAATCGGCTTTACCGTATCAGGTATTGATAACGCGGGGCACCTTGGCGGTCTGGTTGGCGGTTTTTTAGCTGCTTTAGCTGTCCGTCTCCCTAAACAGGTGCAGCCTGTCAAGATGTTTCTTGCTAGTATTGTACTACTGCTGATTGGTGGTTTTGGATTGTATACAGGGTTTCATTCAGACGATCAAAAGGAAGCAGCGGCAGTAAATGAGGCAGCAAGTCTATTTGACGATAAGAACTATAGCGAAGCAAGTAAGCGTCTAGAGGAATATGTACATCAAAAAGATGCATCAGCCGAGGCTCTCCATATATATGCACTATCGGAAGCGCAGCTCGGACACCTTGACAAAGCGATTGGCTTTTTACAAAGGTCACTTAAAAAAGATCCAGATGATCCAAATAAACTGTATCATTTATCGTTGTTGTACGTAGAAAAAGGGGAGACAGCGAAAGCAGAATCTCTAATAGAAAAAGGATTAGACCAAGATCCAAAAAATGATCAATTGTTAAAGCTGAAACAATATATTGAAAACACGCAAACACATTGA
- a CDS encoding 5-formyltetrahydrofolate cyclo-ligase, whose protein sequence is MKKELRLQTLAKLDQISAEEFERSTALLHEHLLQLPAWKQAKTIALTMSRGKEIPTLPLIKKAWEEGKTVCIPTCFPKTKEMTFYEYTPATKMTSSYFGLLEPDPLESTVVHKEAIDLIIVPGVCFDQRGYRIGFGGGYYDRYLADYHGVTIALCLSLQQIKHVPSEAHDIPVSMMVSEKGTFYQR, encoded by the coding sequence ATGAAAAAGGAGCTTCGCCTTCAAACATTAGCCAAGCTTGATCAGATAAGCGCGGAAGAATTTGAGCGCAGTACCGCTTTACTTCATGAGCACTTATTGCAGCTGCCAGCATGGAAACAGGCAAAAACGATTGCTTTGACAATGTCTAGAGGAAAAGAGATTCCGACATTGCCTCTGATTAAAAAAGCGTGGGAAGAAGGAAAAACAGTATGTATCCCTACCTGCTTTCCGAAAACAAAAGAGATGACCTTTTATGAATATACACCCGCAACAAAGATGACATCCAGCTACTTTGGACTATTGGAGCCCGATCCTCTTGAGTCTACAGTTGTACATAAAGAAGCCATCGATTTGATCATTGTCCCTGGGGTGTGCTTCGATCAACGTGGTTACCGGATTGGATTTGGTGGCGGCTATTATGATCGCTACTTAGCGGACTATCACGGAGTAACGATTGCCCTCTGTTTGTCTTTACAGCAAATCAAGCATGTGCCCTCAGAAGCACACGACATACCGGTATCTATGATGGTCAGTGAAAAAGGCACGTTCTATCAAAGGTAA
- the rpmG gene encoding 50S ribosomal protein L33, with translation MRVNITLACTECGERNYITKKNKRNNPDRVEFKKYCSRDKKQTVHRETK, from the coding sequence ATGCGCGTAAATATTACTCTAGCTTGCACTGAATGCGGTGAGCGTAACTATATTACTAAAAAGAATAAGCGAAACAATCCAGATCGCGTTGAATTCAAAAAGTATTGCTCACGTGATAAAAAACAAACTGTACATCGTGAAACAAAGTAA
- a CDS encoding endolytic transglycosylase MltG yields MTKKSIQTFAAGMILATGVLAIVFFLTGKDEAVADTTTKETLAQKVTDKDVKNYLDSKKEVTVSRETYQQLLDYKEKALKANEDGDSKNDQQKEDKPKGKSIKFVIKNGMSTSDVSDMLEKDGIINSSKDFNDYVIDAGYHKEIRAGKFNLKTGMTFKQIVKALTK; encoded by the coding sequence ATGACGAAAAAAAGCATCCAAACGTTTGCAGCAGGTATGATTCTTGCAACTGGGGTTCTGGCGATCGTTTTTTTCCTCACTGGAAAAGACGAGGCAGTAGCTGATACAACAACAAAAGAAACCCTCGCACAGAAAGTAACAGACAAAGACGTGAAAAACTATTTAGACTCCAAAAAAGAAGTCACTGTCAGCCGCGAAACGTACCAGCAGCTTCTTGACTATAAGGAAAAAGCGCTGAAGGCAAATGAAGACGGCGATTCTAAGAATGATCAACAAAAAGAGGACAAACCTAAAGGCAAATCAATCAAATTTGTGATTAAAAACGGTATGAGTACAAGTGATGTTTCAGACATGCTTGAAAAGGACGGCATCATCAACTCGTCTAAAGATTTCAATGATTACGTGATTGACGCCGGTTACCATAAAGAAATTCGTGCAGGCAAATTCAATTTAAAAACAGGAATGACGTTTAAACAGATCGTCAAAGCCTTAACAAAATAA
- the pstB gene encoding phosphate ABC transporter ATP-binding protein PstB translates to MNAVATETAKKEVFRVNDMNLWYGQHHALKHIDLAIREHEVTAIIGPSGCGKSTFIKTLNLMVKTVPGVKITGDMMYKDDNILKGRVDLVELRKNVGMVFQKGNPFPQSIFDNVVYGPRIHGVKSKQQLKEIAEKALRDVALWDEVKDRLSAPALGLSGGQQQRLCIARAIATSPDILLMDEPTSALDPVSTLKIEELIMKLKEKYTIAIVTHNMQQAARVSDRTAFFLMGELVEVNDTNVMFSEPNDQRTNDYISGRFG, encoded by the coding sequence ATGAATGCAGTAGCAACTGAAACAGCAAAAAAAGAAGTGTTTCGTGTGAATGATATGAACCTTTGGTATGGACAGCATCATGCATTGAAGCATATTGACTTAGCGATTAGAGAGCATGAAGTCACAGCGATTATCGGCCCGTCTGGCTGCGGAAAGTCAACGTTTATTAAAACGTTAAATCTTATGGTCAAAACAGTGCCAGGTGTGAAAATCACCGGGGATATGATGTATAAAGATGACAACATTTTAAAAGGTCGTGTCGATTTAGTCGAGCTGCGTAAAAATGTCGGTATGGTGTTTCAAAAAGGGAATCCATTCCCTCAGTCAATTTTTGATAATGTCGTATACGGACCAAGAATTCATGGAGTTAAGAGCAAGCAGCAATTGAAAGAAATCGCGGAAAAAGCGCTTCGAGATGTTGCCCTATGGGATGAAGTGAAAGATCGATTAAGTGCTCCCGCTCTTGGCCTTTCTGGTGGTCAGCAGCAGCGTCTTTGTATCGCAAGAGCCATTGCTACAAGCCCAGACATTTTATTAATGGATGAACCAACATCAGCACTTGATCCTGTTTCAACATTAAAGATTGAAGAATTGATTATGAAATTGAAAGAGAAATATACGATTGCCATTGTGACGCATAACATGCAGCAAGCGGCTCGGGTATCAGACCGAACGGCCTTCTTCTTAATGGGGGAGCTTGTTGAAGTCAATGATACGAATGTGATGTTTTCTGAGCCAAACGATCAAAGAACGAATGATTATATATCTGGTCGATTTGGATAA
- the pstB gene encoding phosphate ABC transporter ATP-binding protein PstB, whose translation MVQMLAEKKEIAAKKAPLQAEQILQVQDLSIYYGEKRAVNHISFEIEKNAITALIGPSGCGKSTFLRSINRMNDLIPGAKSEGAIMYEGLNILDDRINVVNLRREIGMVFQKPNPFPKSIYNNITHALKYAGEKRKSVLDDAVEESLTKAALWDEVKDRLHRSALSLSGGQQQRLCIARTLAMKPSVLLLDEPASALDPISNAKIEELLGELKNDYSIVIVTHNMQQALRVSDRTAFFLNGDLVEYDATERIFTRPAQQKTEDYINGRFG comes from the coding sequence ATGGTTCAAATGCTAGCAGAAAAAAAAGAGATTGCAGCGAAAAAGGCTCCACTTCAAGCGGAACAGATTTTACAGGTGCAGGATTTAAGCATTTATTATGGTGAAAAAAGAGCGGTCAATCACATTTCATTTGAGATTGAGAAGAATGCGATCACCGCATTAATCGGCCCATCCGGCTGCGGGAAGTCTACCTTTTTACGTAGCATTAACCGGATGAACGATTTAATTCCAGGTGCGAAAAGTGAAGGGGCGATCATGTACGAAGGATTAAATATTTTGGATGACCGTATTAATGTCGTGAATTTAAGAAGAGAAATCGGGATGGTCTTCCAAAAACCAAATCCTTTTCCTAAATCGATCTACAATAACATCACCCATGCGTTAAAGTATGCTGGGGAAAAAAGAAAATCTGTGCTTGATGATGCGGTTGAAGAAAGCTTAACAAAGGCGGCGTTATGGGATGAGGTCAAAGATCGTTTGCACCGATCCGCTTTGTCATTGTCAGGCGGTCAGCAGCAGCGTCTTTGTATTGCCCGTACACTTGCGATGAAACCAAGTGTCTTGCTATTAGATGAACCTGCTTCTGCCCTAGACCCTATCTCAAATGCGAAAATTGAAGAGCTATTAGGTGAATTGAAAAATGATTATTCAATCGTCATTGTGACACACAACATGCAGCAAGCGCTCCGTGTATCTGATCGTACGGCCTTTTTCTTAAACGGAGATCTAGTAGAATATGATGCCACAGAACGTATCTTTACACGTCCTGCGCAGCAAAAAACAGAAGACTATATCAATGGTCGATTTGGATAA
- the pstA gene encoding phosphate ABC transporter permease PstA, with protein sequence MNSKMTDRFATFIFGLCAAIITAILVGLFSYIIFNGAKELNFDFLTTRSSAIGSGGGIRDQLFNSFYILFITMLITVPLGVGGGVYMAEYAPQNKVTDFIRTCIEVLSSLPSIVIGMFGLLMFVNLTGWGYTIIGGALALTVFNLPVMVRVTEDALRSVPKDQKEASLALGVTKWHTVKTVLIPGALPSIITGAILASGRVFGEAAALLFTAGLSTPRLDFTNWSPFSDTSPLNVFRPAETLAVHIWNVNTQGIIPDAEAIANGASAVLVLSVLLFNLAARWLGSFIHKKLTSK encoded by the coding sequence ATGAATAGCAAAATGACCGATCGTTTTGCCACATTTATATTTGGATTATGTGCAGCCATTATTACGGCGATTCTCGTTGGTTTGTTTTCTTATATCATTTTCAACGGTGCAAAAGAATTAAATTTCGACTTTTTAACAACCCGCTCAAGTGCGATTGGCTCTGGCGGCGGTATCAGGGATCAGCTCTTTAACTCGTTTTATATTTTGTTTATTACGATGCTGATTACAGTACCGCTTGGCGTCGGCGGTGGCGTGTATATGGCAGAGTACGCGCCTCAAAACAAAGTCACAGATTTTATTCGTACATGTATTGAAGTGCTGTCTTCGCTTCCATCTATCGTCATTGGTATGTTTGGTTTACTCATGTTTGTGAATTTAACAGGCTGGGGCTATACGATCATTGGGGGAGCTCTTGCACTCACTGTGTTTAACCTGCCGGTGATGGTCAGGGTCACAGAAGATGCGCTGCGCTCAGTACCGAAGGATCAAAAGGAAGCATCTCTTGCGCTTGGTGTAACGAAGTGGCACACAGTCAAAACAGTCCTTATTCCAGGTGCGCTTCCATCTATTATCACTGGTGCGATTTTAGCATCAGGAAGAGTCTTTGGTGAGGCGGCAGCCCTTCTTTTTACAGCAGGTCTCTCTACACCGCGCCTTGATTTCACAAACTGGAGTCCTTTTTCTGATACGTCACCGCTGAATGTATTTAGACCGGCAGAAACATTAGCCGTTCATATATGGAACGTCAATACACAAGGAATCATTCCAGATGCAGAGGCCATTGCAAATGGTGCATCAGCTGTACTTGTGCTTTCAGTCTTATTGTTCAACTTAGCAGCTAGATGGCTTGGTTCATTTATTCATAAAAAGCTTACGTCAAAATAA